In Cuculus canorus isolate bCucCan1 chromosome 36, bCucCan1.pri, whole genome shotgun sequence, the sequence ggggggctcTAAGTGGGGTTtaagggggtctggggggggtctgggggggtctgggggacTCTAAGTGGAGTttaggggggtctggggggctcTAAGTGGGGTttaggggggtctggggggctcTAAGTGGGGTTTAAGGGGGTCtggtggggtctggggggctcTAAGTGGGGTTtaagggggtctgggggggtctggggggctcTAAGTGGGGTTTAAGGGGGTCTGGGGAGGGtctggggggtctggggggctcTAAGGGGTGTTTAGGGGGGTCTGGGAGGTTGGGGGGGCTCTaaggggtgtttgggggggggtgtttggggttccatgttttggggtcccccccaggcCGCGGGGTGAGGGTTCGTGGCAGAAGTGGCCGCGGGCGTTCGGCGGCTGCAGCGTCGGCAGCGTTCGGCGCAGCCTCGACCGCGGGGAGCTCGTCCCAGGTGGGCACCCCGAAAACGGGCCGGGgcacccccaaaatggcccagagcaccccaaagatggcccacagcaccccaaaaatggcccagagaaccccaaaaatggcccaaggaacccccaaaatggcccAGAGCACCCTGAAAATGGCCGAggcaccccaaaaatggcccagggcaccccaaaaacaccttcctcctgccccatagaccctcttttcccccctttcctcaccccacagcccctctccctgccccacatcgcCCCACATCTCGTCTGCCCGCCCCCCCCAGGCCCCTGCTCGGTGCTGCCCCCCCCGGGGAAGgcgggggggggtcccccccgaGGCGCCGCCGCCCCCGGTCCCCCCCGGCTCGTGCTGTCGCCCCTCCTGCGCTACGCGGCCCTCGACGCCTTCGCCCCAAAAGTGCCGTAAGTGGGGGGACggggaggggacactgaggggaactgggaggggacactggggggacactgggggacactgggagggagaaCTGGcggaactgggaggggacactgggagggggaatgggggaactgggggggggaactggggggactgggagggggaatggagggaactgggagggggaactgTGGCCAAAGGAGAGTGAGCCGTGACGTCAGTGAGTGGGCGTGGCTATGCAAATGTACCCTATATGGCCCTTCAGCCTTAAAGGGGCCGCACTGCTTTAATTGGgagtgggggaagggggggtcggggggcgtggccagcgGAAGGGGCGTGACCGGGGGGGGGTGTGGCTTGGTAAAGGGGCGTGGCCTGCCCCTcacttcctctcccttcccccccagcTTCCGGGACCCTCTCTCGCAGCAGACCCGCGGCGCTCAGGTGGCCTTCGAGGTGTGCGTCCGCCCGGGGTCGTTCCGCGCCGGCGCCCCCTCGTTCCACCCCCCCGAGGGGCTCGACCCCACCGAGCTCGAGTGGGTCACCAAAGAGCCCGGGGCCACCGTGCTCTGCGCGCTGCTGGTCCGCCTCGAATGAGGggggcagggacccccccaacaGGGGCACCTCTGGGGCCGGGGTCCCCCCAGGGGGAAGGGGAACCCCCTAAAGATGGGGTCCCCCTCCCTAATATGGGACCTCTggggttggggtcccccccagggAGAAGGGGAACCTCCCAAGGTTGGGGTCCTCCTCCCTAATATGGGACCTCTggggttggggtcccccccagggAGAAGGGGAACCTCCCAAGGTTGGGGTCCTCCTCCCTAATATGGGACCTCTggggttggggtcccccccagggAAAAGGGGAACCTCCTAAAGATGGGGTCCCCCCTCCCCAATATGGGACCTCTGGggttggggacccccccagggaGAAGGGGAACCCCCTCAAGGATGGGTTCCCACCCCCGAGGAGAAGGGGACCCCCAGAAATGGGTCATCCTCCTCCTAATATGGGGACCTCTGGGGTTGGGACCCCCCCAAGGATGGAGTCCCCCACCCTAAATGACGACCTCTGGggttggggacccccccagggaGAAGGGGAACCCCCCAAGGATGGGGTCCCATAATGGGACCTCTGGGGTCGGGGACCCCCCCAAGGATGGGGTACCCCTCCCCAAATGGGACCTCTGGGGtcggggaccccccccagggaGAAGGGGAACCCCCCCAAGGATGGGGTCCCCCCTCCCCAATATGGGACCTGTGGGGTTGGACACCCCCCCAAGAAGGGGAACCCCCCCAAGTATGGGGTGTCCTCCCCCCAAATATGGGGATCCCCAGAGCTTGGGACTCCCCCAGGATGAAGGGGACCCCAAGAAATGggccccccccccaaccccaaatCTGGGGCCCCCCCCTTGTCTtggagacccccaaaatggggacCTAAATCAAAAGGGGGGACCACCCCAAgacatggggacccccccccaaagtgACAACCCCCCTCGAAGGAcatacccccccccccaagaatGGGGGCCCCCACCCCAAGGGGACCCCTCCCCCTTCTGGGGGGCCCTTTGCACACCCCAAACTGAgcccccccacccacccccaaaGGAGGGGGCAGGGGGGTCCCTAAGCTCCATATTGGGGTCTCCATGGGGGGAGGGGCCCCCCCAGCACTTCGGCCCCTTCCCCCCCCGCacatccccccccccatttctttatttatttgtccCCAAATGTGAatcccgggggggggggagggttttttttatttgaataagtgggtttttatttaaagctgctgcggggggggggggggggggcgggggggggaggggtccctgcgctccggccccgcccccACCCGCCTGTGCCCCTCCCCCTCCCGGTGATAAAcggagaaagagagagagagatgcgGCCTCGTGTGGGGGCGGGGCGAAGagcggagggggcggggccaagaAGGGGAGAGGGCGGGGCCAAGGGCGCGCGTTGTCAATCAGTGcgcgagggggcgtggctaagCGGAAACGTAGCTAAGTGCTGGGGGCGGGGCCGAGGACGCCGGTGTCAGTCACTGCGCTGGGGGGCGTGGTCAAagtgagggggcggggccaagggGGAACTGGAGACTGAGAGGGAGGAACTGGGGGAAGTGGGAGGGGAATaatggggaactgggagggaaacagaactgggagggagaaactgggggaactggaagggggactggggggaactgggaggggaaactGGGGAAACTGGTAGGGGAAACTGGGGGAACTgagagggggaatggggacCTGGGAGGGAGaaactgggggaactgggagggggaatgggggaactgggaggggaatctagggggactgggggggaaactgggtgaactgggaggggaagcTTGGGCAGTGGGAGGGGCCGGCGTTTGGGGGCGTGGCCAATCGCGCGCGTGGTTAGACCCTGCGCGCGTGGGGTAGGCGTGGCCAAAGGCTCACGTGACCAGCCACTGCGGCGCGCGCAGCGAAGCGCTCACGTGAGCCCCCTCCTCGCTCCCGCTCTCTGTGGGGAGGGCGTGTCCTCTCACCGGAAGCGGAAGTGGCCCGTCCCGGCCTGTTCCGGCGCGGGAGGCGCGGCGGGCGGTCACGATGCCGGCGCTGCTGGAGCGGCCCAAGCTCTCGTCCGCCATGGCGCGGGCGCTGCACCGGCACGTCATGGTGGAGCGGGAGCGCAAGCGGCAGGGTgagcccccccgccccggcgcCGCCATGGCAGCAAAACCCCCTCCCTGGGTCACCATGGCAACAACCCCCCTCGGGTCGCCATGGCAACAGGtctcgccccccccccccccaaaatctcaCGGGGTTGCCATGGCAACAGAgtccggccccgccccccggcTGTTACCATGGCAACCGGCCACAAGcggggacaccccccccccaaaaacctGTACCCCCCGAACCTAGtgaccccctgaacccccaaagcTGATgtccccagtgacccccaaCAGTGACCCCTCAAACTGGTGcccccagtgactcccagtgacccccaaaccctccaaaCCGATgcccccagtgaccccccctgaacccctaaACTTTGTGCCCTCAGACTCCCAACCCCCCAAACTGgtgctcccagtgacccccccccgaacccccaaacctgGTGCCCTCAgaccccagtgacccccaaaccctccaaaCTGGTGCCCCCGGTgaccccccttccccccaaacccccaaacctggTGCCCTCAgaccccagtgacccccaaacTTGGTTTCCCCAGACCCaagagacccccaaaccccccaaactgttgccccccaaccccctggtgccccccgaacccccaaacctgaccccccccccccacagaggaggaggaggtggataAGATGATGGAGCAGAAGCTGCGGGAGGAGcaggagcggcggcggcggaaGGAGCTCGAGGAGCGGATGTCGCTGGAGGAGACGCGCGAGCAGGTTGGGGggaccctgaccccccccaaaaaccaaccCCTGGAACCCCACCTCGAACCACTAAAACtccttttctgcccccccccaaactctgCCCCCCTACAGCCCCATTTCTGAccccccagtcctatccccaccCCTTTGCCCCCCCATTTTGACATCTCTGTCACCATTtcagaacccccaaaccctattcctgcccccccaaatctccaTCCTCACCCCCTGATCCCCCTCTTTTGTCCCCCTCACCTTATttctgacccccaaaacccccttcccacccctgaacccccccttCGACCCCCCCCACTCCCCTTTCTGACCCCCCTGAGCGCCAtcccacccccccaaatcctcttctctcccctccttaacccattttctgccccccacccccatttctgatccccctgaacccccctttttgccccatcaccccatttctgccccccaaaccccccttttgCCCTCCCAAGCCCCATTTCTGACCCCCCtcaagccccatcccaccctctCAAACCCCCTTCTtgccccccaaactccccttttttcctccccccaaaccccctctctACCCCCCGaccccatttctgccccccaaaccccatttctcaccgcccaaaccccccttttcctcccccaaactccccttttcctcccccagaccccatttctgccctccaaacccccccttttcttcccccaaaccccatttctgccccccaaaccccccttttcccaccccaaaccccatttctgccccccaaaccccccctttcccaccccaaaccccatttctgccccccaaaccccccttttcctcccccaaacccccttttccctccccaaaccccatttctgctctccaaaccccccttttcctcccccaaaccccatttctgccccccaaaccccccttttcctcccccaaaccccatttctgcCCCGCAAACCCCCCGTTTCCCACCCCAaactccccttttcctcccccaaaccccatttctcaccccccaaaccccccttttcctcccccaaacTCCATTTCTCACCTCCAACCCCTACTCCCACCCCCTATCCCCCCTATCCGtgcccccccgtgccccccagccccatttcttacccccccgcgcccccccaGCTGCTGAAGCTGCAGGAGCGTCTGGCGgcgctgcaggaggagaagcacCAACTCTTCCTGCAGCTCAAGAAAGTGCTGCACGAGGAGGAGAAGCGGCGCCGCAAAGAGCAGAGGTGGGAAACGGggggggggattttttttgggggggtcctggggtcctAGGAGGGACTTTGGGGCTCCAAAATGGGGtcttgaggggatttgggggggatttgagggCCTTTGGGGCTCTAAAAGGGATGtggaggggattttgggggggtttgagggggtttggggctCTAAAAGGGGGtgtggaggggatttgggggggatttgagggCCTTTGGGGCTCTAAAAGGGGAtgtggaggggatttgggggggatttgagggCCTTTGGGGCTCTAAAAGGGGAtgtggaggggatttgggggagatttGAGGGCCTTTGGGGCTATAAAAGGGGAtgtggaggggatttgggggggatttgaggggctTTGGGGCTCCAAATTGGATgttgaggggattttgggggggattagAAAGATTTAGGGCTCCAAAATGGGATTCTGGGGGGACTTGAGGGGCTTTGGGGCTCCAAAACAGGGTCTTGGGGAGTTTAGGGGGGTCTGAGGAGGAGCTTTGGGGCTCCCAGTTGGGGGGTTGGGGCGGTCTTCAGGGGCTGAGGGGCTTttaaagggtttgggggggattttggggtcccgggaggggaatttggggtccctggggggctCCTTGGCTTTTGGGAGGCTCTGAAAGGGATTTGAGGGGTCTGTGTGGGGGTTGTGTGGCCTGGGGGgtacttggggggcacttggggggctgtgggtatggggtggggtttgggggggccttcctgacccctttttcttcccccccagTGACCTCACGACGCTGACGGCGGCCGCGTACCCACAGGGGATGGTGCACGCCGGGCCCCACCTGCTCAGCATGCAGGGTGcgccgtggggcagccgtggggctgCCGTGGGGCAGGCGGGGGGGGttgtgggtcactatggggtggttgtgggtcgctatggggtgGTTGTGGGTCGCTAGGGGGGGGGttgtgggtcactatggggtggttgtgggtcgctatggggtggttgtgggtcactatggggtggttgtgggtcgctatggggtggttgtgggtcgctatggggtgGTTGTGGGTCGCTATGGGATGGTTGTGGGTCACTGATCTGTTGTGGGGTGGTTGTGGGTCGCTATGGAGCACTATGGGCCTATGGAGCACTACTGTGGGGTAGTTGTGGGTTACTATGGGGTCGCTGCGGGGCAGttgtgggtcgctatggggcagctgtgggtcgcAGGCAGCCCCGGGGGGCCAAGCCGGGCCGGGACGCTGATGGCGGCCGATCGAGCCAAGCAGATGTTCGGGGCGCCCGTCATCACCGTGagtggggcagccgtggggcagggaggggatgtggggctgggggggaacCGTGGGGCAGAGATGTGGGGCTTCAGAGTCCCCGTGGGCAGAGATGTGGGGCTTTGGGGGGTGTttcgctgtggggcagccccacaagTGGAGGGTGTTGTGTGAGGCCCTAcatggctgtggggctgcccccTAAGTTGTAGGTGTCTCCCcgtggctgtggggctgccctATAGGTGTGGAGTCGCATCACGGGGAAGAGTGTGTCCTTTGcctatggggctgccccacagatTTGGGGTTGTGGGTctgggggctatggggcaggggaggcaACAGCCTCGCGGGGCTGTGGGTTTGTccctctgctgtggggctgccccatagattgggGGGGGTGGAAGGATTATGGGGGAGCAGGAGCACTCCCGTGTGGTTGTGGGGCCGCCCCGTGGCTgtggctctgccccatagccgtggggctgccccctaagtgcccGTTGCAGACGCGCCACTTCGGGGCGCAGGCGCCGTTCGGGGCAGGGGCGGAGCACGGACCCTTCCCGGGGGCGCAGGGGGCGCCGGGGCCCTTCGCCGTGGGGCAGAGCCCCCAACCCTTCCCCCCGGCCACCCCCGGCTACGGCACCACCGGCGCTGGGGGGCAGCAGCTGCGCGGtgagctatggggcagccgtggggcggggggaggaggggggttatggggcagccgtggggcagaaGTGGGGGGCATGAGATATGGGGCAAGAAAGGGGGTATGGAGTGGCTGTGGGGCGGGGATGTGGGGTGGGGGTATGTGGGGTTCTTGTGGGTCTGGGGGGTAACTGTGGGtctctctctatgggtctctgtggtTCCTATGGGTCTGGGCGTTCTCTTTGGATCTCTCTCTATGGGTTTGGGGTCCTTCTAAGGGTGTCTGTGGGTCTGGGCCTTCTATACGGGTCTGGAATCtttctgtgggtctctatgggtccatATGGATCTCTGTGGGTCCGGGGTCcttctgggggtccctatgggggtcTGTCTATGGGTCGCCCGTGGGTCGGGGCTGTTGCTGTGGGTCTGTGCCCCACGGCGCTGtcggtgtccccccccccccccaggtcccGGTTTCCCGGCGCTGCCGTTCCTTCCGCAGCAGCAGCCGCCGGCGTTCGGCCTCCACGGACCCTTCCCGAGCCCAggtgggggcggggccaggggagggggcggggccggggaaGGGGGCGGGACGGGACAACGGGTAGGTGTCACGGAGGGGCGTGGCCACATGTGAAGGGGCGGGGCAAAGCAGCTGGGCTGGCTGCAGGGGCGTGGCCAAGCGAGGGGGTGGGGTAAAGGAGAGGGGCGTGGTCACGCGACTGGGCTGAGTGCGGGGGGTGTGGCCAAGGAAGGAGGTGTGGCTATAGGGGCGGGGCCAAAGGTATAGTGGTCGTTATGGGCGTGGCTTCGCCAGGGCAggctgggggcgtggccaagggaGGAGGCGTGGCTACAGGGGCACTGCACCCcgcccccttccccccctctttttttgcCCCCTGTGGGTCCGCCCCACACGTGTGGGTCCCGCAGGGTtcctgccccccagcccctccctgcagaAACAGTTGGAGCACGCGAACAGCCAGAGCGGCTTCAGcgatggggtgaggggggcaaaaaggggggaggaggggggggctggggggggggagggagaaggggggagaggggggcaagaaatggggggagggggtggaaaaggggcagaaagggtcggggggaagagggagggggcaggaaatggggggggggaagggcaAAAAGTGGgtggagggggatttgggggaggggggagtgaagaggggagggggggaaggagggaggggggcaggaggTGAGAGAGGGGCAAGAggcgccccctcccccccccaacatGGCCGCTGTTGCCCTTTTCTCTCCGCTCCCGCAGGCGCTGCACCCCGGAccccccctcctgcccagccccCAACTGCCCCTGCAGGGGGGCAAcaaggtggggagggggcagctggggggagggaggggtaacaaagggggggaaagggcaATAAATTGGGGGGGGCAGTAAAGGCCACTGGGGGGTCGGTGGGGTGGGGTTTCGGGGGGGTAttgagggaaggggaggggccCGTGGTgacccctcccccttcccccctccagaCGGGGCTCCCGTAccctcccccgccccgcgccgcctcCCCCGGCAGTTTCCAGCCCCACGGCGCgagccctcagccccacagcgtGAGTGACCCCCTATggctcccaccccaccccataGATACCCCCTTAATTGCCCCTCTCTCACCCGATAGACACTCCCCAATTGCCCCTCTCTCACCCCAGTAGGGgcctctcccccctcccccccccaccccggggaTCGTTTTCCCCTCCCCAacactggggggggggtggtggtgttgggggggggtctCTCGGCCCCTCCCCCACCGgcacccctcccccccccaggCCGCTTTCCCGCCGAGCCCCTCCCCCGCCTCCCGCCACCCATTTCTGCCCCACGGACAGGGGCAGCGCTTCTACCACAAGTGACATCACCGCCGGGCGCCATGACGTCATCGGGACCCCTGCGTGACGTCATCATTACGTCATCCCCTCAACAGAATAAAAACGCCTccaaagtctttatttttttgtccttttttccGGTTTATTTccaggcggggggggggaaggggggggtcTCAGCCGCCCCTCCCCCCCTGCCGGGGCCGCCCCTCCCCCACACACCCGGGGGGGGGTTTGGGCCCCGCTTtaaagggggggaggggaaggggggaggggcAGTGGgagccccccgcccccctcgggcccctccccccgcctcacccctccccccccgcacTGAGGGGGGACCCAGAGCGGCGTCCGGCGGCcctgggggggggaaggaaaagaggggttAGGGGGtgccccacagcgacccccCCCCAACCCAGAGAGAACCCCACTGACCCATAGCAAGGCCCGCCCCATAGACACCACCCCACAGAGCAACCCCCCGCCCCACACAGACCACCCCCCAgagccctccctgccccacagagccctccctgccccacacagaccaccccccagagccctccctgccccacacagaccaccccccagagccctccctgccccacagagccctccctgccccacacagaccaccccccagagccctccctgccccacagagccctccCCGACCCCCCCgagccctccctgccccacacagaCCACCCCCCAGAGACCCCTCCCCAGCAACTCCCTGCCCCATACTGAGGTCCGACCCATAGAGaaccccctgtgccccatagagcaatcccctgccccatagcggccctCCTCACAGTccccccccctctgccccacggctgccccacctcctctcccctATTTCGCCATAGCCTTGATCGCGACAGCAGCTTCCTCGGTCATTGCCGACAGCACGGtgatctgtggggcagagccagTCAGACCCAGAGCCGCCCCACAGCT encodes:
- the GPS2 gene encoding G protein pathway suppressor 2 isoform X2, which gives rise to MPALLERPKLSSAMARALHRHVMVERERKRQEEEEVDKMMEQKLREEQERRRRKELEERMSLEETREQLLKLQERLAALQEEKHQLFLQLKKVLHEEEKRRRKEQSDLTTLTAAAYPQGMVHAGPHLLSMQGSPGGPSRAGTLMAADRAKQMFGAPVITAPFGAGAEHGPFPGAQGAPGPFAVGQSPQPFPPATPGYGTTGAGGQQLRGPGFPALPFLPQQQPPAFGLHGPFPSPGFLPPSPSLQKQLEHANSQSGFSDGALHPGPPLLPSPQLPLQGGNKTGLPYPPPPRAASPGSFQPHGASPQPHSAAFPPSPSPASRHPFLPHGQGQRFYHK
- the GPS2 gene encoding G protein pathway suppressor 2 isoform X1, whose translation is MPALLERPKLSSAMARALHRHVMVERERKRQEEEEVDKMMEQKLREEQERRRRKELEERMSLEETREQLLKLQERLAALQEEKHQLFLQLKKVLHEEEKRRRKEQSDLTTLTAAAYPQGMVHAGPHLLSMQGSPGGPSRAGTLMAADRAKQMFGAPVITTRHFGAQAPFGAGAEHGPFPGAQGAPGPFAVGQSPQPFPPATPGYGTTGAGGQQLRGPGFPALPFLPQQQPPAFGLHGPFPSPGFLPPSPSLQKQLEHANSQSGFSDGALHPGPPLLPSPQLPLQGGNKTGLPYPPPPRAASPGSFQPHGASPQPHSAAFPPSPSPASRHPFLPHGQGQRFYHK